The Micropterus dolomieu isolate WLL.071019.BEF.003 ecotype Adirondacks linkage group LG20, ASM2129224v1, whole genome shotgun sequence genome has a segment encoding these proteins:
- the LOC123959106 gene encoding calcium homeostasis modulator protein 6, translating to MESRQQWLTRLKNELSNSPLVSNVAFGFILMGLEKLVELEFECPCNPTWNGVFSSAFFIIPAVMAFTLMLIIQGCRCDTWCRKSVSLSSFVPAIVWLILLFLDGQYFACAMTDWEGRFVLVDKAAPQKWCEPISEGDVTPQELMLRSQQLFVFSQVIGIVLLIFICMGLIVYVIRESCQQEVEMQDADVAELTVLRMSSLRTRTS from the exons ATGGAAAGTAGACAACAATGGCTTACCAGGCTGAAAAATGAACTTAGCAACAGTCCTCTGGTATCAAATGTGGCGTTTGGCTTTATCCTCATGGGACTAGAGAAGCTGGTGGAGCTGGAGTTTGAGTGTCCTTGCAACCCTACATGGAACGGAGTGTTTTCATCAGCCTTCTTCATCATTCCTGCCGTCATGGCCTTCACCTTGATGCTGATCATTCAAGGATGCAGATGTGATACGTGGTGCAGGAAAAGTGTTTCCCTCTCCAGTTTTGTCCCTGCTATCGTGTGGCTGATTTTGTTGTTCCTCGATGGCCAATACTTTGCTTGTGCTATGACAGACTGGGAGGGTAGATTTGTACTAGTTGACAAGGCAGCTCCGCAGAAGTGGTGTGAGCCAATTAGTGAGGGAGATGTCACCCCACAAGAACTAATGCTCCGCtcacagcagctgtttgttttttctcag GTTATAGGCATAGTCCTCCTCATTTTCATCTGTATGGGTCTCATAGTGTATGTAATCAGAGAAAGCTGCCAACAAGAGGTGGAGATGCAGGATGCAGATGTAGCCGAGCTCACTGTCCTCAGGATGAGCTCTCTACGGACCAGGACATCATGA
- the LOC123959329 gene encoding UDP-glucuronosyltransferase 2A1-like, translating to MKVIVEGLHSRGHQVSVVRSSDSWYIKETSPFYTSITLDIESGFGENFITTFVAQLLETQREGKSAWTRFKLEMEQAQKASELHENTCKMLEMLFENKEVIQSLHKAKYDLVLTDPAIPGGVILGHYLRLPLVFNVRWTSQGEGHLSIAPSPLSYVPMTGTELSDKMSFLQRLLNVIIFGFTEYQISQYVLPNYVCLIEKYLGPDTDYLSLFQAADLWLMRVDFVFEFPRPTMPNVVYMGGFQCKPAKPLPQHLEEFVQSSGEHGVIIMSLGTLIGELPHDLADEIAAAFAKLPQKVIWRYKGDRPATLGNNTLLVDWMPQSDLLGHPKIKLFVAHGGTNGVQEAIYHGVPILGLPLIFDQRDNLFRIEVRGAGKIIDIFTMNEDTFFQGIQEVLNEPSYKKNMQRLSRLHRDQPMKPLDTALFWIEFVMRHKGAAHLRTESYRLPWYSYHSVDVMLLLVGVVLIILGTFAALIRCLCSIVHADGTFRRKG from the exons ATGAAAGTCATTGTTGAGGGACTACATTCAAGGGGCCACCAGGTTTCTGTTGTGCGGTCATCAGACAGCTGGTATATCAAGGAAACCTCACCATTTTATACTTCAATTACACTCGATATAGAGTCCGGATTTGGCGAAAACTTTATTACTACGTTTGTGGCCCAGTTGCTGGAAACCCAGAGGGAAGGGAAGTCTGCCTGGACACGTTTTAAACTGGAAATGGAACAAGCACAAAAGGCCTCTGAGCTGCATGAGAACACATGCAAAATGCTTGAGATGCTTTTTGAAAACAAAGAGGTGATACAATCGCTACACAAGGCCAAATATGACCTTGTCCTTACAGACCCTGCTATACCAGGGGGTGTTATACTTGGCCACTACCTCAGGTTGCCTCTTGTTTTCAATGTCAGATGGACTAGTCAAGGTGAAGGCCATTTGTCAATAGCGCCTTCTCCTCTTTCTTATGTTCCAATGACAGGGACAGAGCTTTCAGATAAAATGAGCTTTCTTCAGAGACTTCTTAACGTGATCATTTTTGGCTTCACGGAATACCAAATTTCACAGTATGTCTTACCAAATTATGTTTGCttaattgaaaaatatttaggTCCAGACACAGACTACTTATCCCTGTTTCAAGCAGCAGACTTGTGGCTCATGAGAGTGGACTTTGTGTTTGAGTTCCCTCGTCCCACAATGCCTAATGTTGTCTATATGGGAGGGTTCCAGTGTAAACCTGCAAAACCTCTGCCTCAACACCTGGAGGAGTTTGTGCAGAGTTCTGGAGAGCATGGAGTCATCATCATGTCTCTGGGGACTTTGATTGGAGAGCTTCCCCATGACCTAGCTGATGAGATCGCTGCAGCTTTTGCCAAATTACCTCAGAAAGTCATCTGGAGATATAAAGGTGACAGACCAGCCACTCTGGGCAACAACACTTTGTTAGTAGACTGGATGCCACAGAGTGACCTTTTAGGACACCCCAAGATAAAACTATTTGTGGCTCACGGAGGAACAAATGGCGTCCAGGAGGCAATCTACCATGGAGTTCCTATCCTAGGACTTCCATTGATTTTTGATCAGCGTGATAATCTATTTAGAATTGAAGTAAGAGGAGCAGGGAAAATTATTGATATCTTTACTATGAATGAAGACACCTTCTTTCAGGGTATTCAGGAAGTCCTAAATGAGCCCTCTTACAAGAAGAACATGCAGAGACTCTCCAGGCTGCACAGAGATCAGCCGATGAAGCCACTGGATACCGCCCTCTTCTGGATAGAGTTTGTTATGAGACACAAAGGTGCAGCTCACCTGAGAACAGAGTCCTACAGGCTGCCCTGGTATTCCTACCACTCTGTTGATGTGATGCTCCTCTTAGTTGGAGTTGTGCTGATTATTCTGGGGACCTTCGCTGCCTTAATAAGGTGTTTATGCTCG ATAGTCCACGCAGATGGAACCTTTAGGAGAAAGGGTtaa